Below is a genomic region from Mycobacteriales bacterium.
ACCGGGTAGTCGTTCATGAATCCGTAGCCCCCATGGATCTGCGTGGCGTCGCGGGCGTTGTCCATCGCCGCCTCGCTGCTGATCAGCTTCGCGATGGCAGCCTCCTTCTTGAACGGCAGACCGGCCTGCATCCTCGCTGCCGCGTCGTAGTAGGCGGTGCGGGCGACGTGTACCCGCGCCTCCATCCGGGCGATCTTGAAGGCGATCGCCTGGTGCTGCCCGATCGGCCGGCCGAAGGCCTCGCGCTGCTGGGCGTACCGCACGCTCTCGTCGACACAGCCCTGCGCCGCACCGACCGCCAGCGCGCTGATGGCGATGCGCCCCTCGTCCAGGATGTGCAGGAAGTTGGCATAGCCGCGGCCGCGCTCGCCGAGCAGGTTCTCCTCTGGGACCCGCACGTCCACGAAGGTCAGCGGGTGGGTGTCGGAGGCGTTCCAGCCGACCTTGTCGTAGGCCGGCTCGGCCGTGAAGCCCTGGACCGGCACCGGCACCAGGATGGTGCTGATCTCCTTCCTGCCGGTGGACGTCCGGCCGGTCACGGCGGTGACGGTGACCAGCGTCGTGACCTCCGTGCCGGAGTTGGTGATGAACGCCTTGCTGCCGTTGATCACCCACTGCCCCTCCTCGAGCCGGGCGGTGGTGCGGGTGCCGCCCGCGTCGCTGCCCGCTCCCGGCTCGGTGAGGCCGAACGCGCCCAGCGCCTGCCCCGAGCAGAGCGACGGCAGCCACTGCTGCTTCTGCTCCTCGGTGCCGAAGCGGTAGATCGGCATCGCACCGAGCGAGCAGCCGGCCTCCAGCGTGATCGCGACGCTCTGGTCGACCCGCGCCAGTTCCTCGATCACCAGACACAACGCGAAGTAGTCGCCGCCCATCCCGCCGTACTCCTCGGGAAAGGGCAGTCCGAACAGGCCCATCTCGCCCATCGCACGCACCACGGCGTACGGGAAGGTCCTGCTCGCGTCGTGGTGCGCGGCCACCGGCGCGACGACCTCGCGGGCGAACGCCTCGACCGTCTTGCGGAGCGACTGCTGCTCCTCGGTCAGTCGGGTGTCCAGCACGGCGCTCCTCCGCTCGACAGGTGGGGGACCATCGTCCCATGCGGAGCCGTCGCCACACACCGGGCTAGGCTGACCGGATGACCGGACCTGCCGCCGGATGAGCCTCGTCTCGTCGCTCGTCGACCGCTTCCGCGTGCTGTTCAGCGAGTTGGCGAAGTTCGGCACGGTCGGCTTCGTCAGCCTGCTGGTCGACCTGGCGATCTTCAACCTGATCCTGCACCTGGCGCCGGACAAGCCGTTGACC
It encodes:
- a CDS encoding acyl-CoA dehydrogenase family protein; the encoded protein is MLDTRLTEEQQSLRKTVEAFAREVVAPVAAHHDASRTFPYAVVRAMGEMGLFGLPFPEEYGGMGGDYFALCLVIEELARVDQSVAITLEAGCSLGAMPIYRFGTEEQKQQWLPSLCSGQALGAFGLTEPGAGSDAGGTRTTARLEEGQWVINGSKAFITNSGTEVTTLVTVTAVTGRTSTGRKEISTILVPVPVQGFTAEPAYDKVGWNASDTHPLTFVDVRVPEENLLGERGRGYANFLHILDEGRIAISALAVGAAQGCVDESVRYAQQREAFGRPIGQHQAIAFKIARMEARVHVARTAYYDAAARMQAGLPFKKEAAIAKLISSEAAMDNARDATQIHGGYGFMNDYPVARHYRDSKILEIGEGTSEVQLMLIARELGL